Proteins encoded together in one Triticum dicoccoides isolate Atlit2015 ecotype Zavitan chromosome 7B, WEW_v2.0, whole genome shotgun sequence window:
- the LOC119336910 gene encoding protein RMD5 homolog isoform X1: protein MELDSLREAFDRVVEKRVLSSSKVQEAIDQIVDEVKQVISKMQMMDTDSMDSCDHSPILAELKAKLNEMVPLNQLEGCQKELNVALSKYLKVLEKSFSADISKAYRNVDFEASTVNNIIANHFYRQGLFDLGDSFVHECGGSDETYLKLPFQEMYGILEAMKGRNLEPALTWAANNHDKLLQNSSMLELKLHSLQFVEILTKGSRDNALQYARTHLVSFASVHKAEIQKLMACLIWADRLEQSPYAEFVSSTHWEKLAEELIHQFCSLLGQSSDSPLSVAISAGFQGLPTLLKLTTVMAAKKQEWQTMKQLPVPIDIGPEFQYHSVFVCPVLREQSSDENPPMLMPCGHAVSKQSITKLSKSSSRPFKCPYCPSEAVASQCKQLHF from the coding sequence ATGGAGCTTGACAGTCTAAGAGAGGCCTTTGACCGAGTTGTTGAAAAACGTGTGTTATCTTCTTCCAAAGTTCAGGAAGCTATTGATCAGATAGTGGATGAAGTTAAGCAGGTAATATCCAAGATGCAGATGATGGATACAGATTCCATGGACAGTTGTGACCATTCACCCATCCTTGCAGAATTGAAGGCCAAGCTGAACGAAATGGTGCCACTGAACCAACTCGAAGGCTGTCAAAAGGAATTGAATGTTGCACTGAGCAAATATCTCAAGGTTCTCGAGAAGTCTTTTAGTGCAGATATATCAAAGGCATATAGAAATGTGGATTTTGAGGCCAGCACAGTAAACAACATAATAGCGAATCATTTCTATCGCCAGGGCCTCTTTGATCTTGGAGACTCCTTTGTCCATGAGTGCGGTGGATCAGACGAGACTTACCTGAAATTACCATTTCAGGAGATGTATGGAATACTTGAAGCGATGAAAGGAAGAAACCTTGAGCCTGCACTCACTTGGGCTGCCAATAACCATGATAAGCTGTTGCAGAATAGCTCAATGCTCGAGTTGAAGCTCCATTCTCTTCAGTTTGTTGAGATACTCACCAAAGGAAGCAGAGATAATGCTTTACAATATGCAAGGACTCACTTGGTGTCCTTTGCCTCCGTGCACAAGGCAGAGATCCAGAAGCTAATGGCTTGCCTGATCTGGGCTGACCGGCTTGAACAGTCCCCGTATGCCGAGTTTGTGTCATCGACGCACTGGGAGAAGCTAGCCGAGGAGCTAATCCATCAGTTCTGCAGCCTCTTAGGTCAGTCTAGCGATAGCCCACTGAGTGTAGCCATATCAGCTGGTTTTCAAGGGCTACCAACCTTGTTGAAGCTAACCACGGtaatggctgccaagaagcaggAGTGGCAGACCATGAAGCAGCTTCCAGTACCCATAGACATTGGACCAGAGTTTCAGTACCACTCAGTCTTCGTTTGCCCGGTGCTCAGGGAGCAGTCGAGCGACGAGAACCCTCCGATGCTGATGCCCTGTGGACACGCCGTATCAAAGCAGTCAATCACGAAGCTATCAAAGAGCAGCTCCAGACCTTTCAAGTGCCCTTACTGCCCCTCGGAGGCAGTAGCTTCGCAGTGCAAGCAGCTTCATTTTTAA
- the LOC119336910 gene encoding protein RMD5 homolog isoform X2, translated as MVPLNQLEGCQKELNVALSKYLKVLEKSFSADISKAYRNVDFEASTVNNIIANHFYRQGLFDLGDSFVHECGGSDETYLKLPFQEMYGILEAMKGRNLEPALTWAANNHDKLLQNSSMLELKLHSLQFVEILTKGSRDNALQYARTHLVSFASVHKAEIQKLMACLIWADRLEQSPYAEFVSSTHWEKLAEELIHQFCSLLGQSSDSPLSVAISAGFQGLPTLLKLTTVMAAKKQEWQTMKQLPVPIDIGPEFQYHSVFVCPVLREQSSDENPPMLMPCGHAVSKQSITKLSKSSSRPFKCPYCPSEAVASQCKQLHF; from the coding sequence ATGGTGCCACTGAACCAACTCGAAGGCTGTCAAAAGGAATTGAATGTTGCACTGAGCAAATATCTCAAGGTTCTCGAGAAGTCTTTTAGTGCAGATATATCAAAGGCATATAGAAATGTGGATTTTGAGGCCAGCACAGTAAACAACATAATAGCGAATCATTTCTATCGCCAGGGCCTCTTTGATCTTGGAGACTCCTTTGTCCATGAGTGCGGTGGATCAGACGAGACTTACCTGAAATTACCATTTCAGGAGATGTATGGAATACTTGAAGCGATGAAAGGAAGAAACCTTGAGCCTGCACTCACTTGGGCTGCCAATAACCATGATAAGCTGTTGCAGAATAGCTCAATGCTCGAGTTGAAGCTCCATTCTCTTCAGTTTGTTGAGATACTCACCAAAGGAAGCAGAGATAATGCTTTACAATATGCAAGGACTCACTTGGTGTCCTTTGCCTCCGTGCACAAGGCAGAGATCCAGAAGCTAATGGCTTGCCTGATCTGGGCTGACCGGCTTGAACAGTCCCCGTATGCCGAGTTTGTGTCATCGACGCACTGGGAGAAGCTAGCCGAGGAGCTAATCCATCAGTTCTGCAGCCTCTTAGGTCAGTCTAGCGATAGCCCACTGAGTGTAGCCATATCAGCTGGTTTTCAAGGGCTACCAACCTTGTTGAAGCTAACCACGGtaatggctgccaagaagcaggAGTGGCAGACCATGAAGCAGCTTCCAGTACCCATAGACATTGGACCAGAGTTTCAGTACCACTCAGTCTTCGTTTGCCCGGTGCTCAGGGAGCAGTCGAGCGACGAGAACCCTCCGATGCTGATGCCCTGTGGACACGCCGTATCAAAGCAGTCAATCACGAAGCTATCAAAGAGCAGCTCCAGACCTTTCAAGTGCCCTTACTGCCCCTCGGAGGCAGTAGCTTCGCAGTGCAAGCAGCTTCATTTTTAA
- the LOC119335811 gene encoding uncharacterized protein LOC119335811, with translation MARGKVAMRLVGNAGERARKHAKRAAGLKKKASELATLCGVPVGLVCTGAGAGAPPLVWESEESVLERYRRAVPPEAHAGHTHRAYLETELGKRRAKLARARHGCPAALPDWDEALNDMTLEDARELLQAIDAALRATGDRMEALGLPDGRGHGPLDQQVAPDSSDDAVMPHQLGHGGGVPWAGGYPVDMADAADFQQLQMVPYDGGNNDGLPERFPGGHGFQMQPGCAGDNYSGGCDGMIAPGLANADYNYSGCGDRMLAPDFADAGYKYDYSGGGDGMLTLGPANAGCNYSGGGDGMLTLAPANAGCNYSSGGDGMLARGFANAGYDCSGGGGQMLAPGFGNAGYNWPDLTMWHTDEVRDAAMPRGYYPGFADGTLAPEHYSAEVATGGDYVNTLPSGDGYPMGMGMDVGDNFTSLESNYTAAHWQAEAFQHSDTSTSTSELLSAASSPRYLY, from the coding sequence ATGGCGCGCGGCAAGGTCGCCATGAGGCTCGTCGGGAACGCGGGGGAGCGCGCCAGGAAGCACGCCAAGAGGGCCGCAGGGCTCAAGAAGAAGGCGTCGGAGCTCGCCACGCTCTGCGGGGTCCCGGTCGGGCTCGTCtgcaccggcgccggcgccggggcTCCGCCGCTCGTCTGGGAGTCGGAGGAGAGCGTGCTCGAGAGGTACCGACGCGCCGTCCCGCCGGAGGCCCACGCGGGGCACACGCACCGGGCCTACCTCGAGACGGAGCTGGGCAAGCGGAGGGCCAAGCTCGCCAGGGCGCGCCACGGCTGCCCCGCCGCGCTCCCGGACTGGGACGAGGCGCTCAACGACATGACCCTGGAGGACGCGCGGGAGCTGCTCCAGGCCATCGACGCGGCGCTGCGGGCCACGGGAGACAGGATGGAGGCGCTGGGCTTGCCTGATGGCCGCGGCCACGGCCCGCTCGATCAGCAGGTCGCGCCGGACTCTTCCGACGACGCCGTCATGCCGCATCAGCTCGGGCACGGTGGCGGCGTGCCCTGGGCCGGAGGCTACCCCGTGGACATGGCCGACGCCGCCGACTTCCAGCAGCTGCAGATGGTGCCGTACGACGGCGGCAACAACGACGGCCTACCCGAGCGATTCCCAGGGGGACATGGCTTCCAGATGCAACCAGGGTGCGCTGGCGACAACTACTCGGGCGGCTGCGATGGGATGATCGCGCCGGGCCTCGCCAATGCTGACTACAACTACTCGGGCTGCGGCGACCGGATGCTCGCTCCGGACTTCGCCGATGCTGGCTACAAGTACGACtactcgggcggcggcgacgggatgcTCACGCTGGGCCCCGCCAATGCTGGCTGCAACtactcgggcggcggcgacgggatgcTCACGCTGGCCCCCGCTAATGCTGGCTGCAACTactcgagcggcggcgacgggatgCTCGCGCGCGGCTTCGCCAATGCTGGCTACGactgctcgggcggcggcggccagaTGCTCGCGCCGGGCTTCGGCAACGCTGGTTACAACTGGCCTGATCTTACCATGTGGCACACCGACGAGGTGCGCGACGCAGCCATGCCACGTGGGTACTACCCTGGCTTCGCCGACGGCACTCTGGCGCCTGAGCACTACTCCGCCGAGGTCGCCACCGGCGGCGACTACGTCAACACACTACCATCTGGGGACGGGTACCCCATGGGCATGGGCATGGACGTCGGCGACAACTTCACCAGTCTGGAGAGCAACTACACGGCGGCGCATTGGCAGGCCGAAGCGTTCCAGCACTCTgacaccagcaccagcaccagcgAGCTGCTGTCAGCTGCATCATCGCCTCGTTATCTCTACTAG